The proteins below are encoded in one region of Deferribacter autotrophicus:
- a CDS encoding radical SAM protein, giving the protein MNKIILNINKLKKNIEKCSLCPNKCGVNRKTDVGFCLIKDQAVVASFGKHYGEETVISGTNGSGTIFFAGCNLRCVFCQNYEISQDVSGNIYTPEMLADLFLRLENLGVHNINLVTPTHVIHSIAEAVYIALKKGLSIPVVYNCGGYELPQTIRLLDGLIDIYMPDFKYGDDSLAQELSKINDYTFYAKNSLAEMYNQVGPLILENGIAKKGVLIRHLILPNYVENSIKALNLIRSATSSDIHINIMNQYYPANKAYSYEKLSRRINDLEYNIILHHAKRLNFKIID; this is encoded by the coding sequence ATGAATAAAATTATTCTCAATATAAATAAACTCAAAAAAAACATAGAAAAATGCTCTCTCTGCCCAAATAAATGCGGAGTTAACAGAAAAACAGATGTCGGATTTTGCCTGATAAAAGATCAAGCTGTAGTCGCTTCATTCGGAAAACATTATGGTGAAGAAACTGTAATCAGCGGTACCAATGGAAGTGGAACAATTTTCTTTGCTGGTTGTAACTTAAGATGTGTCTTTTGCCAAAATTACGAGATAAGCCAAGACGTTTCAGGTAATATATATACTCCCGAAATGCTGGCAGATCTTTTTTTGAGGTTGGAAAATTTAGGTGTACATAATATCAATTTAGTAACACCGACCCATGTCATACACAGTATAGCTGAAGCGGTTTATATCGCATTAAAAAAAGGATTATCGATACCTGTTGTTTACAATTGCGGTGGTTATGAACTTCCTCAAACTATAAGACTGCTTGACGGCTTAATAGATATTTATATGCCTGACTTTAAATACGGTGATGATAGTCTTGCTCAAGAATTATCGAAAATCAACGATTATACTTTTTATGCAAAAAACTCTTTAGCCGAAATGTATAATCAAGTGGGACCGTTAATCCTAGAAAATGGTATTGCCAAAAAAGGGGTTTTAATCAGACACCTAATCTTGCCAAACTATGTTGAAAACAGTATTAAAGCACTAAATTTAATACGCTCTGCAACAAGCTCGGACATCCATATTAATATAATGAATCAATATTATCCTGCTAATAAAGCTTATTCATATGAAAAATTGAGCAGAAGAATTAATGATCTGGAATATAATATTATATTACATCACGCCAAACGATTAAATTTTAAAATAATCGATTAG
- the mazG gene encoding nucleoside triphosphate pyrophosphohydrolase: MEKKFRNLVNIIKKLRAPDGCPWDREQNLYSLKDYVIEEVFEFIDALDRKDINNIKEELGDILLHVLFHSIIAEEEGLFTLNEVIDTISEKLIRRHPHVFGDIKVKSTDEVLINWEKIKAEEKKKGKRSILDDIPAKMPSIQRSYKLQERAKKVGFDWQSSDECMMKVHEEFNELQDAIKTGNLNDIEHEFGDLLFALINLSRFLNVNADEALRKANNRFVDRFKHIENRLAEKGLSPEDATLDELEQLWKEAKKVK; encoded by the coding sequence ATGGAAAAAAAATTTAGAAATTTAGTAAATATCATAAAAAAATTAAGAGCTCCCGATGGTTGTCCGTGGGATAGAGAACAAAACTTATATTCTCTCAAAGATTATGTAATCGAAGAGGTCTTTGAATTTATAGATGCTCTGGATAGAAAAGATATCAATAATATCAAAGAAGAACTTGGAGATATTTTATTACATGTACTATTTCATTCTATCATAGCTGAAGAAGAAGGGCTTTTCACATTAAATGAGGTTATCGATACAATTTCAGAAAAACTGATAAGAAGGCATCCACATGTTTTCGGAGACATAAAAGTTAAAAGTACGGATGAAGTCCTGATAAACTGGGAAAAAATCAAGGCTGAAGAAAAAAAGAAAGGGAAAAGATCAATATTAGATGATATCCCTGCAAAAATGCCTTCCATTCAGCGTTCTTACAAATTGCAAGAAAGAGCCAAAAAGGTCGGTTTTGACTGGCAAAGCAGTGACGAATGTATGATGAAAGTTCATGAAGAATTCAACGAGTTGCAGGACGCCATCAAAACAGGAAACTTAAATGATATTGAGCACGAATTTGGTGATTTATTATTTGCACTCATAAATTTGTCCAGATTTTTGAATGTAAATGCGGATGAAGCTTTAAGAAAAGCAAACAACAGATTTGTGGATCGCTTCAAGCATATTGAAAATAGACTTGCCGAAAAAGGTTTGTCTCCTGAAGATGCAACTCTAGATGAATTAGAACAACTATGGAAAGAAGCGAAAAAAGTAAAATAA
- the murI gene encoding glutamate racemase: protein MAIGVFDSGVGGLTVFKSIANCFPTLDIFYLGDTARVPYGIRSKDTIIKYSIECAQYLCNHYNIEALIIACNSASSCAIEALKEKFKIPVIGVIKPGIRAALKTTKNKKILIIGTQATVNSNAYLHGIKEIDPSIQIFQKACPLFVPIVEEGLYNHPVATLMIKEYLEDFISKNIDTIILGCTHYPLLKNQIKEIFTNINIVDSSIAIIEDIEKLKINFNNSGKRLIHITDYSQSFENLKNTLVGQIPYKIISISE from the coding sequence ATGGCAATTGGTGTATTTGATTCAGGGGTTGGCGGATTAACTGTTTTTAAAAGTATTGCTAATTGTTTTCCAACACTTGACATCTTTTATTTAGGTGATACGGCTAGAGTTCCTTACGGCATAAGGTCTAAAGATACCATAATCAAATACAGTATTGAGTGCGCCCAATATTTGTGCAATCATTATAACATAGAAGCCTTAATCATTGCATGTAACAGTGCTTCAAGTTGTGCCATTGAGGCTTTAAAGGAAAAGTTTAAAATTCCTGTGATAGGTGTAATTAAACCAGGTATTAGAGCCGCTTTAAAAACAACTAAAAACAAAAAAATACTTATAATCGGTACACAAGCTACCGTTAATAGCAACGCTTATTTACACGGTATCAAAGAAATTGATCCATCCATTCAGATATTCCAAAAAGCCTGTCCACTATTCGTACCCATAGTTGAAGAAGGTTTATATAACCATCCTGTTGCCACACTAATGATTAAAGAATACCTTGAAGATTTTATCTCAAAAAATATAGACACAATAATTTTAGGTTGTACCCATTATCCTTTATTAAAAAATCAAATTAAGGAAATTTTCACAAACATTAATATAGTAGATTCTTCCATTGCAATCATAGAAGATATTGAAAAACTTAAAATAAATTTTAATAATTCAGGAAAAAGGTTGATTCACATAACTGATTATTCTCAGTCTTTTGAAAATTTAAAAAACACCCTCGTTGGTCAAATACCATACAAAATTATTTCTATTTCTGAGTAA
- a CDS encoding MTH1187 family thiamine-binding protein, with the protein MSAMAFFSITPIGKEESVSKYVARVVKKVEESGLQWTLTPMGTIIEGETLEDVLKVINEGAEELKDCNRLSISIKIDYRRDRQSGMGNKVKSVMNKIDEVR; encoded by the coding sequence ATGAGTGCGATGGCGTTTTTTAGTATTACCCCCATAGGTAAAGAGGAAAGTGTATCTAAATATGTGGCAAGAGTTGTAAAAAAAGTTGAAGAAAGTGGTTTGCAATGGACACTTACACCTATGGGAACAATAATTGAAGGAGAGACATTGGAAGATGTTTTGAAAGTGATAAATGAGGGTGCAGAAGAGCTGAAGGATTGTAATAGACTGTCGATTTCAATAAAAATAGATTATCGTAGAGATAGGCAAAGTGGAATGGGAAATAAAGTTAAGAGTGTAATGAACAAGATTGATGAAGTCAGATAA
- a CDS encoding tRNA1(Val) (adenine(37)-N6)-methyltransferase, protein MIEFTIDSIIYSDVKIVQPVNGFRFSVDSPLLYRFIREKAGVKNILDIGSGSGILSVLLLKKFSKAQIDAVEIDKLMFECLCKTVEINGLSDRVKPYHCDIFKFKPSKKYDLVVCNPPYRKIGTGRLCKEDRENIARFNESMNIEDLMDYVSKVLKNRGLFYMSYDADMLVDIIYFGRKKRLEPKRIRFLHSSLEKQARLAFVEFILGGGAELKIEPPLIQKSEEFENLLKSK, encoded by the coding sequence ATGATTGAATTTACGATCGATTCAATCATTTATAGCGATGTTAAAATTGTCCAACCTGTAAATGGATTTAGATTTTCAGTAGACTCACCTTTGTTATATCGATTTATAAGGGAAAAAGCTGGAGTAAAGAATATCCTTGATATTGGTAGTGGTAGCGGAATTCTTTCTGTACTTTTGCTAAAAAAGTTTTCGAAAGCTCAAATTGATGCTGTGGAAATAGATAAATTGATGTTTGAATGTCTGTGTAAGACGGTGGAAATTAACGGTTTATCCGATAGAGTAAAGCCATATCATTGTGATATTTTTAAATTTAAACCTTCCAAAAAGTATGATTTAGTTGTTTGTAATCCGCCATACAGAAAAATTGGTACAGGTAGGTTGTGTAAAGAAGATAGAGAAAATATAGCAAGATTCAATGAAAGTATGAATATTGAAGATTTAATGGATTATGTAAGTAAGGTGCTGAAGAATAGAGGATTATTTTATATGAGTTATGATGCAGATATGTTAGTGGATATAATTTACTTTGGAAGGAAAAAAAGGCTTGAGCCAAAGAGGATTAGATTTTTGCACTCTTCTCTTGAAAAGCAAGCAAGATTGGCATTTGTAGAGTTTATATTGGGTGGTGGTGCTGAATTGAAAATTGAGCCACCTCTTATTCAAAAAAGTGAAGAATTTGAAAATCTATTGAAATCAAAATAA
- a CDS encoding F0F1 ATP synthase subunit epsilon has protein sequence MADKLQFILVSPERELLNEEVDEVIAPGVEGDFGVLPGHTPFLTALRVGELVYKKDGREEYVAIDRGFLEVSDDKVTVLAESAELGREIDLEEAIRRKLEAEKALEAARREDEIKFRKVEAQLQRELLRISVAEKYRK, from the coding sequence ATGGCAGATAAATTGCAGTTTATACTGGTTTCTCCAGAAAGAGAACTGTTGAATGAAGAAGTTGATGAAGTTATTGCTCCTGGCGTAGAAGGTGATTTTGGTGTATTGCCAGGGCATACACCTTTTTTAACTGCCTTAAGAGTTGGTGAACTTGTATATAAAAAAGATGGGCGTGAAGAATATGTAGCAATTGACAGAGGGTTTTTGGAAGTTTCAGATGACAAGGTAACTGTTTTGGCTGAGAGTGCTGAGCTTGGACGTGAGATTGACTTGGAAGAGGCTATAAGGAGAAAACTTGAAGCTGAGAAAGCACTTGAAGCAGCAAGAAGAGAAGATGAGATTAAGTTCAGAAAAGTGGAAGCACAGCTGCAAAGAGAATTGTTAAGAATCTCTGTAGCTGAAAAATATAGAAAATAG
- the atpD gene encoding F0F1 ATP synthase subunit beta has translation MANVGKIVQIIGPVVDVKFESGNLPEIYNALKIEDKVHNRVIICEVEQHLGENTVRSVAMTSTDGLVRGMEVIDTGRPITAPVGKGALGRILNVVGEPVDEAGEVKADDYWPIHRPAPKLEDQETGYEILETGIKVIDLLEPYTKGGKTGLFGGAGVGKTVLIMELINNIAKQHGGYSVFCGVGERTREGNDLWLEMQEAGVLDKVALIYGQMNEPPGARMRVGLTGLTIAEYFRDVEGQDVLLFIDNIFRFSQAGSEVSALLGRMPSAVGYQPTLGTEMGELQERITSTKKGSITSVQAVYVPADDLTDPAPATTFAHLDATTVLSRQIAELGIYPAVDPLDSTSRILDPNIVGEEHYSVARGVQAVLQRYKELQDIIAILGMEELSEEDKLIVSRARKIQRFLSQPFHVAEQFTGMPGKYVPLKDTIRGFKEILDGKCDDLPEQAFYMVGGIEEVYEKAEQLKKRG, from the coding sequence ATGGCAAATGTAGGTAAAATTGTTCAGATTATCGGTCCGGTGGTGGACGTAAAATTTGAATCAGGGAATCTCCCTGAAATTTATAATGCTCTTAAAATTGAGGATAAGGTTCATAACCGTGTGATCATTTGTGAAGTTGAGCAGCACTTAGGTGAAAACACTGTAAGATCTGTTGCGATGACTTCTACAGACGGTCTTGTAAGAGGAATGGAAGTAATTGATACAGGTAGGCCAATTACTGCACCTGTTGGTAAAGGCGCATTGGGTAGAATTTTAAACGTTGTAGGTGAGCCTGTGGACGAAGCTGGTGAAGTTAAGGCTGATGATTACTGGCCTATCCACAGACCAGCACCAAAGCTTGAGGATCAGGAAACAGGATATGAAATCCTTGAGACTGGTATTAAAGTTATTGACTTGTTAGAGCCTTATACAAAGGGTGGTAAGACAGGTCTTTTCGGTGGTGCTGGTGTTGGTAAAACAGTATTGATTATGGAATTGATTAACAACATTGCAAAACAGCACGGTGGTTATTCAGTATTCTGTGGTGTTGGTGAAAGGACAAGGGAAGGTAATGACCTCTGGTTAGAGATGCAAGAAGCAGGAGTTCTTGACAAAGTTGCACTTATTTATGGTCAGATGAACGAACCACCTGGTGCAAGGATGAGGGTAGGTCTTACAGGTTTGACCATTGCAGAATATTTTAGAGATGTGGAAGGGCAAGACGTTCTTCTTTTCATAGATAACATTTTCAGATTCTCTCAGGCAGGTTCTGAGGTTTCAGCGTTGCTTGGACGTATGCCTTCAGCGGTTGGTTATCAGCCAACACTGGGTACTGAAATGGGTGAGCTGCAAGAAAGGATTACATCTACTAAAAAAGGTTCTATTACATCAGTTCAGGCTGTATACGTACCTGCTGATGACCTTACTGACCCAGCTCCAGCTACAACATTTGCTCACCTTGATGCTACAACAGTTCTTTCTCGTCAAATTGCTGAGCTTGGTATTTATCCTGCTGTGGATCCATTGGATTCTACATCAAGGATACTTGATCCAAATATTGTTGGTGAAGAGCATTATTCAGTAGCAAGGGGTGTTCAGGCAGTTCTTCAAAGATATAAAGAGTTGCAAGATATTATTGCTATTTTGGGTATGGAAGAATTGTCAGAAGAAGATAAACTTATAGTTTCAAGGGCAAGGAAAATACAGAGGTTCTTGTCACAGCCATTCCATGTTGCAGAGCAGTTTACTGGTATGCCTGGAAAATATGTACCATTAAAGGATACAATAAGAGGATTTAAAGAGATTCTTGATGGTAAATGTGATGATCTTCCAGAACAGGCATTTTACATGGTAGGTGGAATTGAAGAGGTTTATGAGAAGGCTGAGCAACTGAAGAAAAGAGGATAA
- the atpG gene encoding ATP synthase F1 subunit gamma — MPGMRDIKRKIQSVKSTQKITKAMKMVSAAKLRKAQEAMEAARPYANKIYEVVSSIGKRVNPELHPFLQQKEEIKNICLVMFTSDRGLCGAFNANVIKAANRFVEENSDKNIKLICVGRRGYDFFRNRDVEIVEKYTNFSGKVTYDDAIDIGKVIVDKFLEGEFDEVYLLFNEFKSIVYHVPKVVKMLPLSFDKEEDEVLIDYLYEPKPDILLKNIMPKFINFTVYRALLESIAGEHGARMAAMDNATRNAGELIDKLVLSFNKARQAAITKEILDIVNGAEALK; from the coding sequence ATGCCCGGAATGAGGGATATTAAAAGGAAAATACAGTCAGTAAAAAGTACTCAGAAAATTACAAAGGCCATGAAAATGGTTTCTGCCGCCAAATTGAGAAAGGCGCAGGAAGCCATGGAGGCCGCTAGGCCTTATGCTAATAAAATATATGAAGTAGTTTCGTCTATTGGGAAAAGAGTAAATCCGGAGCTTCATCCGTTTTTACAGCAAAAGGAAGAGATAAAAAATATCTGTCTGGTAATGTTTACTTCTGATAGAGGATTGTGTGGAGCATTTAATGCAAATGTCATTAAAGCTGCAAACAGATTTGTAGAAGAGAATAGTGATAAAAATATTAAGTTAATATGTGTAGGTAGACGAGGCTACGATTTCTTTAGAAATAGAGATGTTGAGATAGTGGAGAAATATACAAATTTCAGTGGAAAAGTAACCTATGATGATGCCATTGACATTGGGAAGGTTATAGTTGATAAATTTTTGGAAGGAGAATTTGACGAAGTTTATCTTCTTTTTAATGAGTTTAAATCCATTGTATATCACGTACCAAAAGTAGTAAAAATGCTTCCACTATCTTTTGATAAAGAAGAAGATGAAGTATTGATAGACTATCTTTATGAACCAAAACCGGATATATTGTTAAAAAATATAATGCCAAAATTTATAAACTTTACAGTTTACAGAGCATTGCTTGAATCAATTGCTGGTGAGCATGGTGCTAGAATGGCAGCTATGGATAATGCAACAAGAAATGCCGGTGAGCTTATTGATAAATTAGTGTTGAGTTTTAATAAAGCTCGTCAGGCAGCAATTACAAAAGAAATACTTGATATAGTTAATGGTGCTGAAGCATTAAAATAA
- the atpA gene encoding F0F1 ATP synthase subunit alpha, translating into MQIRAEEISKIIKEQIEHFEQKVEMEEIGTVISAGDGIAKVYGLDNAMAGELVELPGGVYGIVFNLEEDNVGIVIMGAYEHIKEGDVVKRTGRIASVPVGPELIGRVVNPLGQPIDGKGPIDAKEYDVIEKIAPGIVKRKPVHEPLQTGIKAIDAMIPIGRGQRELIIGDRQTGKTAVAIDTIINQKGQNVICVYVAIGQKRSTVARVVDTLEKHGAMDYTIVVAATASDPAPLQFIAPFAGCTMGEYFRDRGQHALLIYDDLSKHAVAYRQMSLLLRRPPGREAYPGDVFYLHSRLLERAAKFNDENGAGSLTALPIIETQAGDVSAYIPTNVISITDGQIYLETDLFYAGIRPAVNVGLSVSRVGGSAQIKAMKQVAGRLRLDLAQYRELAAFAQFGSDLDAATRAQLNRGEKLVEILKQGQYQPVPVEEQVLIIFTGVNGYLDDIPTKSIQRFEKEFLSYVKTNKPDILEDIRTKKALDDELTNKMKAAIEEFKKQFSA; encoded by the coding sequence ATGCAAATAAGGGCTGAAGAGATAAGCAAAATCATTAAAGAACAAATTGAACATTTTGAACAAAAAGTTGAAATGGAAGAGATCGGTACTGTTATAAGTGCCGGTGATGGTATTGCAAAGGTCTATGGTCTTGATAATGCTATGGCTGGAGAGCTTGTTGAGCTTCCAGGTGGTGTTTACGGTATTGTTTTTAACCTTGAGGAAGATAATGTTGGTATCGTTATTATGGGTGCATATGAGCACATTAAAGAAGGAGATGTGGTAAAGAGAACCGGAAGGATTGCTTCTGTTCCTGTTGGTCCAGAACTTATAGGACGAGTTGTAAACCCATTAGGTCAGCCTATTGACGGTAAAGGACCTATCGATGCCAAAGAGTACGACGTTATTGAGAAGATAGCTCCAGGTATTGTTAAAAGAAAACCGGTTCATGAGCCTCTTCAAACCGGTATTAAGGCAATAGATGCCATGATACCTATCGGTAGAGGCCAAAGGGAATTAATCATTGGTGACAGGCAGACAGGTAAAACTGCTGTGGCAATTGATACAATCATCAACCAAAAAGGTCAGAATGTTATCTGTGTTTATGTTGCCATTGGACAGAAGAGATCAACAGTGGCAAGGGTTGTTGATACCCTTGAAAAACATGGTGCTATGGACTACACAATTGTTGTTGCTGCTACTGCAAGTGATCCTGCACCATTACAGTTTATTGCTCCTTTTGCTGGTTGTACAATGGGTGAGTATTTTAGAGATAGAGGCCAGCATGCATTGCTTATTTACGATGATCTTTCAAAACATGCTGTAGCATACAGGCAGATGTCACTTCTTCTTAGAAGACCACCTGGTAGGGAAGCTTATCCTGGTGATGTATTTTATCTTCATTCAAGATTATTGGAAAGGGCAGCTAAGTTTAATGATGAAAATGGAGCAGGTTCATTAACAGCTCTGCCAATTATTGAAACACAGGCAGGGGACGTTTCTGCATATATTCCTACAAACGTTATTTCTATTACAGATGGTCAGATCTATCTTGAAACAGACCTTTTTTATGCAGGGATAAGACCAGCAGTAAACGTTGGTTTGTCTGTATCAAGGGTTGGTGGTTCTGCACAAATTAAGGCTATGAAGCAGGTGGCTGGTCGCCTTCGTCTAGATCTTGCTCAGTACAGAGAATTGGCAGCATTTGCTCAATTTGGTAGTGACCTTGATGCAGCCACAAGGGCTCAGCTTAACAGAGGTGAAAAGCTTGTTGAGATCTTGAAGCAAGGACAATATCAGCCAGTTCCAGTAGAAGAGCAAGTATTAATTATATTTACTGGTGTTAATGGTTATCTTGATGATATTCCAACTAAGAGCATTCAGAGATTTGAGAAGGAATTTCTTAGTTATGTGAAGACTAATAAGCCTGATATATTAGAGGATATAAGAACTAAGAAAGCATTGGATGACGAATTAACGAATAAAATGAAAGCTGCTATTGAAGAATTCAAAAAGCAGTTTAGCGCATAA
- the atpH gene encoding ATP synthase F1 subunit delta, producing MTIVAKRYANALYEYAKEKNNVEQILDELKSLVDLYESSADFQELVKNPLIKRSEKEKVFEELKNRNAISETLYNFLLMLTEKNRLNLIVEIYMHYRILLMEDRGEVDAYVKIADDYDDVLKKEIGDVLSKVTGKKVNLNIEIDKTILGGFVAQVKSNMYDASIKGQLRKLKETLLQV from the coding sequence GTGACAATAGTTGCAAAAAGATATGCAAATGCACTATATGAATATGCGAAAGAAAAAAATAATGTAGAGCAGATTTTAGATGAGCTAAAATCGTTGGTTGATTTGTATGAAAGCTCAGCGGATTTTCAAGAATTAGTAAAAAATCCGTTAATTAAGAGAAGTGAAAAAGAAAAGGTTTTTGAAGAGTTAAAGAATAGGAATGCTATTAGTGAAACACTTTATAATTTTCTTTTGATGTTAACTGAGAAAAATAGGTTAAATTTGATTGTAGAGATTTATATGCATTATAGAATTCTTCTTATGGAAGATAGGGGTGAAGTTGATGCATATGTAAAAATTGCAGATGATTATGATGATGTATTGAAGAAAGAGATAGGTGATGTTCTCTCCAAAGTTACAGGTAAAAAAGTGAATTTGAATATTGAAATTGATAAAACTATATTAGGCGGATTTGTAGCACAAGTTAAAAGCAATATGTATGATGCAAGTATAAAAGGTCAGTTGAGAAAATTAAAAGAGACTTTATTACAAGTATAA
- a CDS encoding ATP synthase F0 subunit B translates to MYKVFAFILMLIPYIALAEEAGHGGGPDVRGFVWRLITFAVFVFIVVKLLKNPLKKLLINRTDEIKKLIDEATKAREEAEVELTNYKHKLETMEQELEMMKKRAFEAIETEKEQILQDAEKNIEKLKKFAENLIESEVAKAKQELKEKTVELAMKLTEEKLDVSLDKAAKEKLTREYIKKLLEVQN, encoded by the coding sequence GTGTATAAAGTTTTTGCTTTTATATTGATGTTAATCCCTTATATCGCTTTAGCTGAGGAAGCTGGTCATGGTGGTGGCCCTGATGTTAGAGGGTTTGTATGGAGATTAATTACTTTTGCTGTTTTTGTTTTTATTGTTGTAAAACTACTCAAAAATCCACTTAAAAAACTTTTAATAAATAGAACAGATGAGATTAAAAAATTAATAGATGAAGCTACAAAGGCAAGAGAGGAAGCTGAAGTAGAGCTGACAAACTATAAACATAAGCTTGAAACAATGGAACAAGAATTAGAAATGATGAAGAAAAGGGCTTTTGAAGCAATAGAGACAGAAAAGGAACAGATACTGCAGGATGCTGAAAAAAATATTGAAAAGCTAAAAAAGTTTGCTGAAAATCTTATAGAATCAGAAGTTGCGAAAGCAAAACAAGAGCTAAAGGAAAAAACTGTTGAGCTTGCAATGAAACTAACAGAAGAGAAACTAGATGTTTCTCTTGATAAAGCAGCTAAAGAGAAACTAACTAGAGAGTATATTAAAAAGTTATTAGAGGTGCAAAATTGA
- a CDS encoding ATP synthase F0 subunit B, with product MINVDATVFLQMINFLLILFIGKKMIYDPMLSTMESRDRKINDLKKSAEAMREELDRLKKEYEEKMANVKKEITEYQNNIRQKAMSEASEMVAKVKAELDEKIENARKEIEIEKEKAKIALEKEAEILANIIAEKITKAA from the coding sequence ATGATAAATGTAGATGCAACTGTATTTTTGCAAATGATTAATTTTTTGCTTATACTTTTTATTGGCAAGAAAATGATTTATGATCCAATGCTTTCAACAATGGAAAGTAGGGATAGGAAAATTAATGATTTGAAAAAATCTGCAGAAGCGATGCGTGAAGAGCTTGATAGGCTTAAAAAGGAATACGAAGAGAAGATGGCTAACGTAAAGAAAGAAATTACTGAATATCAAAATAATATCAGGCAAAAAGCAATGTCTGAAGCAAGCGAAATGGTTGCTAAAGTTAAGGCAGAGCTTGATGAAAAGATAGAGAATGCAAGGAAAGAGATAGAGATTGAAAAAGAGAAAGCTAAGATCGCACTTGAAAAAGAGGCTGAGATCTTAGCAAATATTATAGCTGAAAAAATAACCAAGGCTGCATAG
- a CDS encoding phosphoglycerate kinase produces MVKKVTELDLSGKRVFLRVDFNVPIKNGEILDDTRIKEALSTINFIKEKGGKVILASHLGRPKGERKPEFSLKPVADYLNVPFLSDCIGEEVVNYTKSMKNGDVVLLENLRFYKGEEKNSDDFVNELKKLGDVYINDAFGTCHRRHASVYGLPKVMEEKGAGFLIEKEVQYFEKLLKAPEKPFTAIIGGAKVSDKIGVLKSLINLVDNILIGGAMAYTFLKSQGHNVGNSLVEDDYLELAQEILKLANDKNVSILLPQDHVVSDSLDGEAEYLDSIDIPDGKMGLDIGQKTIKSYIEILKKSKTVLWNGPMGVFEKSQFSEGTFSVAKILASIDAVTVVGGGDSVSAVKKAGVAEKIDHISTGGGASLEYIEFGSLPGIDVLK; encoded by the coding sequence ATGGTGAAAAAGGTAACTGAACTTGATTTATCGGGTAAACGTGTCTTTTTGAGAGTTGATTTTAATGTTCCTATAAAAAATGGTGAGATTTTAGATGATACAAGGATAAAGGAAGCGCTTTCAACAATAAATTTTATCAAAGAGAAGGGTGGAAAAGTAATTCTTGCAAGTCATTTGGGTAGGCCAAAGGGGGAGAGGAAACCAGAGTTTTCATTGAAGCCTGTGGCAGATTATTTAAATGTGCCTTTTTTGAGTGATTGCATAGGTGAGGAAGTTGTTAATTATACAAAAAGCATGAAAAACGGTGATGTGGTTTTGTTGGAGAATCTGAGGTTTTATAAAGGTGAAGAGAAAAATTCTGATGATTTTGTAAATGAGTTGAAAAAACTTGGGGATGTTTATATAAATGACGCTTTTGGAACATGTCATAGAAGGCATGCTTCGGTTTACGGTTTGCCCAAGGTTATGGAAGAGAAAGGGGCTGGATTTCTCATTGAAAAAGAAGTGCAGTATTTCGAAAAGTTGTTAAAAGCGCCGGAAAAACCTTTTACAGCGATTATTGGTGGTGCTAAAGTTAGTGATAAAATAGGAGTATTAAAAAGTTTGATAAATCTTGTGGATAATATTTTAATCGGTGGAGCCATGGCTTATACTTTTCTAAAAAGTCAGGGCCATAACGTGGGGAATTCTTTAGTAGAGGATGATTATCTTGAATTGGCGCAAGAAATCTTAAAATTAGCAAATGACAAAAATGTTTCCATATTGCTGCCTCAAGATCATGTAGTGAGTGATTCGCTTGATGGAGAAGCGGAATATCTCGACTCGATAGATATTCCCGATGGTAAAATGGGGCTAGATATTGGGCAAAAGACAATAAAATCTTATATTGAGATTTTAAAGAAAAGTAAAACAGTGTTATGGAATGGTCCAATGGGCGTATTTGAAAAATCACAATTTTCTGAAGGGACATTCAGTGTTGCTAAAATACTTGCTAGCATAGATGCTGTAACTGTAGTTGGTGGTGGTGATTCTGTCAGTGCCGTTAAAAAAGCTGGAGTTGCGGAAAAAATTGATCACATTTCTACAGGTGGAGGAGCATCATTAGAATATATAGAATTTGGAAGTTTACCAGGGATAGATGTATTAAAATGA